A DNA window from Daucus carota subsp. sativus chromosome 3, DH1 v3.0, whole genome shotgun sequence contains the following coding sequences:
- the LOC108210458 gene encoding omega-3 fatty acid desaturase, chloroplastic: protein MASWVISECGLRPLPRIYARPRTEASCLNSRNTMKNLRFLDANVKIPLMGSRSWGLRVSVPMSVPSVSEEGERLKRLNGEEEESVFDPGAPPPFKLSDVRAAIPKHCWVKDPVRSMSYVLRDVLIVFGLAVAASMVNNWAFWPLYWVAQGTMFWALFVLGHDCGHGSFSNNAKLNSVVGHILHSSILVPYHGWRISHRTHHQNHGHVENDESWHPLTEKLFNSLDDLSRKFRFTLPFPMLAYPFYLWGRSPGKKGSHYDPSSDLFVPNERKDVITSTVCWTAMAALLVGLNFVMGPVKMLMLYGIPYWIFVMWLDFVTYLHHHGHDDKLPWYRGQEWSYLRGGLTTLDRDYGWINNIHHDIGTHVVHHLFPQIPHYHLIEATEAAKPVFGKYYREPKKSGPFPFHLLETLMKSFKKDHYVSDTGDVVYYQAHPEIATKK, encoded by the exons ATGGCGAGCTGGGTGATCTCAGAATGTGGGCTTAGGCCCCTGCCAAGAATCTACGCCCGGCCCAGAACTGAAGCTTCGTGTCTGAACTCGAGGAATACGATGAAGAATCTTAGATTCCTGGATGCGAATGTGAAGATTCCTTTGATGGGGTCGAGGAGCTGGGGACTAAGAGTGAGTGTGCCAATGAGTGTTCCAAGTGTGAGtgaagagggagagagattgaagagattgaatgGGGAGGAGGAGGAGAGTGTTTTTGACCCCGGGGCGCCGCCGCCGTTTAAGCTGTCGGATGTAAGAGCCGCCATTCCTAAGCATTGTTGGGTTAAGGATCCTGTGAGATCTATGAGCTATGTTCTGAGAGATGTTTTGATTGTGTTTGGATTGGCGGTGGCTGCTTCTATGGTTAATAATTGGGCTTTTTGGCCTCTTTATTGGGTTGCTCAAGGGACTATGTTTTGGGCTCTTTTTGTTCTTGGACATGATTG TGGTCATGGAAGTTTTTCGAATAATGCGAAGCTGAACAGTGTTGTTGGACATATTCTTCACTCTTCAATTCTGGTTCCATATCATGGATG GAGAATTAGccatagaactcatcatcagaACCATGGCCATGTTGAGAATGATGAATCTTGGCATCCA TTAACAGAAAAGCTGTTTAATAGTTTGGATGATCTGTCAAGGAAATTTCGGTTTACTTTGCCATTCCCTATGCTTGCCTATCCTTTTTATCTG TGGGGTCGAAGTCCTGGGAAGAAGGGGTCACACTATGATCCGAGCAGCGATTTATTTGTGCCTAATGAACGAAAAGATGTGATCACCTCAACAGTTTGTTGGACTGCCATGGCTGCACTGCTTGTTGGTTTGAACTTTGTTATGGGTCCTGTAAAAATGCTTATGCTTTATGGGATTCCCTATTGG ATTTTCGTAATGTGGTTGGATTTTGTAACTTACTTGCATCACCATGGTCACGACGACAAACTTCCATGGTACCGTGGCCAG GAATGGAGTTATCTGAGAGGTGGGCTTACAACACTTGATCGCGATTACGGATGGATCAATAACATCCACCATGATATAGGAACTCATGTTGTTCATCATTTGTTCCCTCAGATCCCACATTACCATCTAATTGAAGCT ACGGAAGCTGCTAAGCCGGTGTTCGGGAAGTACTACAGGGAGCCAAAGAAGTCTGGACCATTTCCATTTCACTTGTTAGAAACACTCATGAAGAGTTTCAAGAAGGATCATTATGTTAGTGATACAGGGGATGTTGTTTATTACCAAGCACATCCTGAAATTGCCACAAAAAAGTGA
- the LOC108211555 gene encoding gibberellin 2-beta-dioxygenase 2: MSSSSSSQEQDHHHLYHYTPTAAPPPTPSSHSNPNSTSAPNIDTLSQLLHRLPSSLSLSLPKRRPSPLSTTISPTISLADPSLDFSRAFELGFFQLTGHNIPSPLANLAHSDSLSLFHLSREEKLRHFPQNWPLGHNDDDDDDEDADKESETFCFDSSCYGELDELKLTSLREFTQEMEKVGLEIIESLSGAVGFENPARDDPTRICSLMWVSEELPGNQQVMSGKMYPYVIGLQYQLRAKKSTMLSDSGWVSVPTQVESVLVTLGDIAQVWSNGKLKKVRGRPIPSSENGNNSAKCISMTLLLTLPLDSTVSTLIPGSIESGNDEGVGDGNENLPKNKRLFNSFSFEDYAWRMYHEQNVVKDPLERYRA, translated from the exons atgtcaTCCTCATCATCGTCTCAAGAACAAGATCACCACCACCTCTACCACTACACTCCCACCGCAGCTCCACCACCAACCCCATCATCTCACTCTAACCCTAACTCCACGTCAGCACCAAATATCGACACTCTCTCCCAGCTTCTCCACCGTCTCCcttcctctctctccctctctctccccaaACGCCGCCCTTCCCCACTCTCGACAACCATCTCTCCCACCATCTCTCTCGCTGACCCCTCTCTCGACTTTTCTCGCGCTTTCGAACTGGGGTTTTTTCAGCTAACTGGCCATAACATACCTTCGCCGCTCGCTAACCTAGCTCACTCCGACTCTCTCTCGCTCTTTCATCTCTCTCGGGAAGAAAAACTACGCCACTTTCCGCAGAACTGGCCATTAGGCCACAACGACGACGACGATGACGACGAAGATGCTGACAAGGAGTCCGAGACGTTCTGTTTCGACTCGTCTTGTTACGGTGAGTTAGACGAGTTGAAACTGACGTCGCTACGTGAATTTACTCAAGAAATGGAGAAAGTTGGGTTGGAAATAATAGAGAGTCTGTCAGGTGCTGTCGGGTTTGAGAACCCGGCCCGGGATGACCCGACCCGGATTTGTTCGCTTATGTGGGTTTCGGAAGAGTTGCCGGGTAATCAACAGGTTATGTCGGGTAAAATGTACCCGTATGTTATCGGGTTGCAGTATCAGTTGAGGGCAAAGAAAAGTACGATGTTGTCGGATTCGGGTTGGGTTTCGGTTCCGACCCAGGTCGAGTCAGTGTTGGTTACATTGGGAGACATTGCTCAG GTGTGGAGCAACGGAAAGTTAAAGAAAGTAAGAGGAAGACCAATTCCAAGTTCGGAAAATGGCAACAACTCTGCCAAGTGCATATCTATGACTCTCTTGCTCACCCTTCCTCTGGACAGCACCGTTTCTACTCTCATTCCCGGATCAATCGAGAGTGGAAATGACGAAGGAGTTGGCGATGGTAACGAAAATTTACCTAAAAACAAGAGGTTGTTCAACTCATTTTCGTTTGAGGACTACGCTTGGAGGATGTACCATGAGCAAAATGTTGTAAAAGATCCTCTTGAGAGATACCGTGCCTGA